CGCCAGCGCCGAGCGAATAACCTGCTCTTGGTTAAAGCTGCCGATACTCGTGCTTTTCACCCAGCTGCGCCAGTAAGCCAGCGTGCCGGTCAGGAAGCGCTCGGCCGTACTTTCCAGCGCGGCTTCGAGCGGCGCACCGTAGGTGAGCACGAGGTACTTGGTTTCGTTCAGCACAAAATCCTCCTCATCGAGCACGTAGGTGAGCGGGATATTGGTGGTGAGGCGAATTTCCTCTTCCAGCCCCAGAAAGGCAATGTGGTTGGAGCTGCGGCGGCGCGTCAGCTCCAGCTGGCCGTACTCGCCCACGGGCCGGCACGCCACCCGCACGCGGGGCGCACCGGTCAGCGGCTCTACTTTCCGAATGAGCATCAACGGCTTGTAGTAGCGCTCATACTGCAGAAAGCGCGGCGCAAAGTCGGTGACGCGGTAGCTGCCTTCGGCCGTGGTAATCTCGGTGCAGAGCACATTCGTATTTTGAATATAGTACTGCGACGATGTAAAGGCCGTTGCCGGACGAATACTGAACTCACCGCCTTTTTGCTCATCGAGCAAGGGGCCAACTACAAAGCTGCTGTCGAAGCGGGGCCAGCAAAGCCAGCGCACGGCCGTGTCGGTGCCAATGAGCGCCAGGAAGGCACAGTTGCCGACTACGCCCATGTCGTAGGTGTGTTTGGTCATGAGAAGAATCGCCGACGCGAGCCGGCCTGGTACAAGACTTAGTACCTGCTTTGGGCCACGGAGGTTGTCGGGGGTTAGAACGGCCATGCAACCCAAAGGCACGTATCAGGGCGGTATATGCACCCTACTGCCGCCCGCCCGCGCCCCAATCTCACCGAAGGCTCTATTTTAAAAGCGCTGCTCACCCTGGCGCTGCCCATTGTATTTGGCAACCTGCTGCAAACCGGCTATCAACTGGTCGATGCCTTTTGGGTTGGCCGGCTGGGGGCCGGTGCGGTAGCGGCCGTGGCCGTGTGCTTTCCAATCAATTTTTTGCTGATGGCCCTGGGCTCGGGCTTTTCGGTGGCCGGCTCCGTGCTGGTCGCGCAGAACTACGGCGCCCGCAACCTGAAGATGGTCAACCACATTGCGGCGCAGTCACTGGCGCTCGAAACCGCCCTGGCGCTGGTGCTTTCGGTGGCGGCCTATGCAGCCTCGCCGCTTATTCTGCGGCTGTTTAACGTGGGGCCCGATATATTCAACCTGGCTAATTCCTTTCAGCGGGTGCTGATGCTGGGGCTGGTATTCAACTTCGGCTTTCTCATGTTTCAGGCCCTGATGCGGGGCGTGGGCGAGGTGCGTATTCCGTTGTACATCAACATCGGAACGCTGGTGCTCAACTTTTTGCTCGACCCGCTCTTCATTTATGGCTGGGGGCCGGTGCCGGCCTTTGGAGTAGCCGGCGCAGCCGTGGCTACCCTTAGCACGCAGTTTCTGAGCGTGGTTATCGGCATGGCGGTGCTGCTACGCGGCAAGGCTGGCATCCAGCTCAGCTTCAAGGGCTTCGTGCCCGACTTTCCACTCATGCGCCGCTCCGTAAAGCTCGGCTTGCCCTCCTCCATCGACCTTTCGGCGCGGGCGCTGGGGCTGTCGATGCTCACCGGGCTGGCGGCCGCTTTCGGCACCACAGTATTGGCTACCTATGGCATCGGGTCGCGCATTCTGGCGCTGGGCATTATTCCGGCGCTGGGTATTTCGCTGGCCTGCTCTACGCTGGTAGCCCAGAATATCGGAGCCGCCAACCTACCCAGGGCGCTGCGCACGGCCAACTACGCCATCGCCATCAGCTTTGTCGGCCTGCTGCTGCTTGGGGCCATTGGCTGGCTAGCCGCCGGGCCCCTGGTAGGCTTCTTTCTGAAGGGCGATGAGGCGGTAACTCTCGACGCCATCGAGTTTGTCCGCATCGCGGTGTTCAGCTTGTGCTTTACGGGCGTGCAGCAATGTATATCGGGGGCGCTGCGCGGCTCGGGCAACACGGTGGGCGCCATGGTGCTCACGATAATCGGGGTGTGGGGCCTGCAGTTCCCGGTGGCCTGGTTTTTATCGCAGCACACGGCGCTGGGCTTTCACGGGCTATGGTGGTCGTTTGTGATAGCCAACGTGCTATCGGCGCTGGTGGCGGGCAGCTGGTACCTGAAAGGCAACTGGCAGCGGCCGCGCCTAGCCAACCCCCAGCGCCCGGATGCGGCCGCGCCTGCTGTGCCGGCAGCGGAGTAGTTCGTTCCTGCTTTGCACCGGCCAGGCCGGGAGGCGGCCCGCAAGCGCATGCGAAGCCAGCGAGCAGCAACTTACCTTACCGGCAGCGGAGCCTGGGTAGCGCGGCGGGTCAGGTGCCCGGCCAGCCAGTAGGCAAACCAGGCGAACAGGGGTGCGGCCAGCACATCATAGGTATAATGCACGCGCTGCACCAGCACCAGCACTCCAATGCAGAGCGCCACCAGCGCCAGCACCCGCCGCCACCAGTAGCCCCGCACTGCCAGGGCCAGAATTGCCACGGTAGCCGTATGGCCCGAGAAGAATAAATCCTTGGTAATAGCCAGCCCGCCGGTGGTGTGAAACAGCTGCGCCGTGAATGGGTCGGGCATTGGCAGCAGGTCGAGGGGCGGGGCCAGCGGCACCAGCCAAATAGTAAAAAGGCGCAGCAGCAGCAAGATAAAGTAGCCCCACAGCCCCCGCAAAAACAGCAGCGGGTGGCGCGTAAGCCAGCCCACGGCCGCCAGCACGGCGCCGTACATCAGCACAAAAACCGGGGTGGCTACATTGTGGCGCGGCAGCAAGGCTAAAAGCGGGTCAGCAAGTACGGTACCCGGCCGCTGCTGGATATAGAAGAAAAAGCCCGGCACCAGGGGCACCAGCACGCCAAACAGCAGCAGTAGCAGTACCAGCCAGCTCGCCCGGAACGCGGGCCGGGCCAGTGCCGGACCCCAGGCGTCAGCTACAGGTAGCGGCGCTTGTGGGGTGGCGGGGCAGGCGGGCGGTGCAGCGAGGGGAAGTGCAGGCATAACAGCGAATTAGAAAGAGCGGGCGGGGCGTAACAGACAAAAATAAGCCCAACTGCGTACTTAGCGCTACTAGTTCCTTAATGAGTGGCCAGGTAGCCAAAGTGGCCCGCCGGTTATGTTTCGAAGTAGTTGTGCGAATACCAACGGCCGAAGCGGTATCTTGGCCGCCATGAACTACGCTACTCCTATTATTCTTGCGGGACTTGGGTTTGCGCTGGCTACCCCCGGTGCCTATGCCCAAAACGTGGCCCTGGATGCCCGCATTGCGAAGCTGGCCGATGCCGAGCAGCCTAAGGTAGTGGCCTGGCGGCGCGACCTGCACGAGCACCCCGAGCTGGGCAACGAAGAACACCGCACCGCCGGGCTTATTGCCGCCCAGCTCAAAAGCCTGGGCCTCGAAGTGCAAACCGGCGTGGCGCGCACGGGCGTGGTAGGCATCCTGCGCGGGGGCAAGCCCGGCCCGGTAGTGGCCCTGCGCGCCGACATGGATGGGCTGCCCCTCACCGAAACCACCGGCCTGGCCTTCGCCTCTACCGTAAAAAGCACTTACCTGGGCCAGCCCGTGGGCGTGATGCACGCCTGCGGCCATGATACCCACGTGGCGATGCTGCTCGGGGCGGCCGAAGTGCTTAGCCAGGTAAAAAAAGACCTGCCCGGCACCGTCAAATTCATCTTTCAGCCAGCTGAAGAAGGCTCGCTGCCCGGCGTGATGGGCGGCGCCAAGCTGATGGTGCAGGAAGGCGTGCTGGATAAGCCCAAAGTCGATGCCATCTTCGGGCTGCACATCTGGGCCACGGCCCCGGTGGGGCAGATTAATTACCGGCCCAGGGGCGAGATGGCCAGCTCTGACCGCTTCACCATTAAGGTCATCGGCAAGGGCAGCCACGGCGCCAAGCCCTGGAGCAGCATCGACCCGGTAGTAACGGCCGCCGAGATTATCACGGCTCTCCAAACCATTGTGAGCCGCCAGGTAGACCTTACCCAGGATGCCGCCGTGGTGACCGTAGGCACCGTACAAGCGGGCGTGCGCTACAACGTAATTCCGCCCGATGCCACGCTCAGCGGCACCATCCGGGCCTTCAGCCCCGCCACGCAGGAGCGCATCTGGGCGGCTATCAAGCGCACGGCCAATGGGATTGCCGCCGCCAATGGCGCCACCGCCGAGGTAGGCATCGAGCCCTACGTGCCCGTTACCTTCAACGACCCAGCTCTCACGGCGCGCATGCTGCCCACCCTGCAGCGCACCGCCGGCACCGCCAACGTGCTAGAGATAAAGGCCGTAACCGGCGCCGAGGACTTTGCCTGCTACCAGGAGAAAGTGCCGGGCCTGTTCGTATTTCTGGGTGGCATGACGCCGGGCACCGACCCCGCCACCGTAGCCGACCACCACACTGCCGGCTTTAAGGTTGATGAGAGCGCCTTTCCCCTGGGCGTAAAAACCCTGGCTACGCTGGCTGCCGACTACTTAAGCAAGAAGTAACGCGGCCGGGGCCGCCCGCTCACCAGGGGCGGCTCCGGCCTGACTGCTAGTCGTTGTGTACAAGCGGCTTCGGGTGCGGCTTAAATAGCGAATACTCTATTTTTATAGTGGCAGTGGCAAAGCTGTCTTTGGAATCGGGATTGCCGCGCTGGCTGATGCCATCGAGCATATCGCTACTGGTAAAGAAGTACAGCGCCTCGGCCGTAAAGGCCAGGTGGGGTGAAGCACGCAGCGTGACGCCGCCCCCCACCGGCAGCACTGCTGCCAGGCCCGTGAAGGTAGTATAGCCCGCTTCGGGTGCCAGCGGAAAGCCGTACTGGCCGGGACTGGGGTTGTAGCGAAGCGCGCCTACCCCGGCCGACACGAAGAGCAGCACGGGCATTTCCTGATGCTCGGGGCCGATAAGCAGACTTTTATCGGCAAATATATTATAGCGCAACAGGCCGGTGAGCAGGGTATTTCGGCTGCTAAATGAAAACCCCCGCTCCGGAAAAGCGTCCTTGGCAGCCATGCGCACCGACGACAAGTCGATGGCAAGGGTCAGGCGCGGACTAAGGGTTTGTGCCAGGCCGATGCCATAACCGATTTTGTAGGTATTGCCGGCCGAGCTGCTGGCAACGTCGCCGTTGTAGTAGGTCGTGTTCAAGCCAAAATTGACCCGCAGCGGCTGGCGATGGTAGGGCTGATTGCTCGGGGTGAGGTAGCGGTGGGGTGCCCGGTAACCCGGCGGCCGCGCCGCAAGGCTGGATAAGCTGGCCCCTAGCAGGACACTTAGCAGAAGAAGACGCATGGGCGAGGGAAAAGGAAATAGAAAGCCAGCCGAGCGCGGCTGAAATGCCACATACGGCAGACACCAGCCGGCCGTTGGCGCATAGCCGCTCAGGGCGTCGGGGCAGTATCTTGCGGCCCTCATACTGGTTTGCGTATATGACTCTTCGCTTTTCCCTGCCCTACCGCACCACTTTTGGCCAGCGCCTGGTGGTATGTGGCTCACTGCCCGCCCTGGGCCTCTGGAACTTAGCCCATTCCCTGCCGCTGCACTACGACGAGGCAACTACCTACTGGAGTGCTGAAGTGGCCGTGCCGGCTACTACCACCGAGGTAGCCTATAAATACGTGCTACTGTTTGAGGGTGGCGGGGTAGTGTGGGAATGGGGCACGAACCGCGCCTTACCACTACCGGCCACGCCTCCCTACCAGCAGCTGGAGGTGCGCGATTTCTGGCGGGCGCCCGCGCAGGCAGATAACGAGCTGTTTACGGCCGCTTTTACCAAAGCGCTGTTTCGGCGGCCGGCCTTTAAGCCCGGCATTGGCTCGGCTACCGTCGTGAAAAAAGCCGCCGGCAAGGGCAAAAAAGCGGCGGTCATCCCGGCTACAGTGCGCTTTCAGCTCGAGGCACCCCGCGTCGACCCGCACCACCAGGTGTGCGTGCTGGGCTCCGACCCCGCCCTCGGCAACTGGGATAATACCCAGCCGCTGCTGCTGTCAGACAATAATTTTCCGGCCTGGCAGGCCGAGCTGGTGCTGCAAAACCCCGAAGCCGAGCTGCGCTACAAGTATGGTTTCTGGAGCCCCGAGCGCCACGCCGTGGTGCAGCTCGAAACCGGCGACGACCGGGTGCTGCCGGCTGGCACCGCCCGGCCGGGCACCCTCACGCTGCTGGCTGATGAGGGCTTCCGCTACCACGCGGGACCCTGGCGCGGGGCCGGCGTGGCCATGCCCGTGTTCTCGCTGCGCAGCGAGAAGGGCCTGGGCGTCGGGGAATTCTCCGACCTGAAGCTGCTCATTGACTGGGCCGAGAAAACCGGCCTTAACCTGGTGCAGATTCTGCCCATCAATGATACGACGGCCACGCATACCTGGGTCGACTCCTATCCCTACGCGGCCATCTCCGTGTTTGCGCTGCACCCGCAGTACCTGCACCTCGAAGGCATTGCCGACCTCAAGGACAAGGCCGCCCGCGCCGAGCTGACCCGGCTGCGGGAGGAGCTGAATACTAAAGACTTTGTGGACTACGAGGCTGTGATGAATGGCAAGTGGAAGTTTCTCAAGCTCCTCTACCAGCAGGAGAAAAAGAAGTTCCTGGCCGACCCTGAGTTTCACACCTTCAAGGCCGAGCAGGCGAGCTGGCTTATCCCCTACGCGGCATTCTCGGCGCTGCGCGAGCGCTTCGGCACGGCCGACTTTCACCAGTGGCCCCGCGAGTTTCGGGCACCGGTCGGTCTGGCCGAGCTGACCAACGAAGCGGGCGCTGACTTCGACGAGTTTGGACTGCATTTCTTTACCCAGTTTCACCTCGATAAACAGCTGCGCGCGGCCGTAAACTATGGCCGAGCCAGGGGCGTGGTGCTGAAAGGCGACCTGCCCATCGGCATCTACCGCCACTCGGTAGATGCCTGGACCCAGCCCGAGCTATTCCACATGGACCAGCAGGCCGGGGCACCGCCCGACGACTTCTCGACCACCGGCCAGAACTGGCGCTTCCCGACCTACAACTGGGAGCGCATGGCCCAGGACAACTACCAGTGGTGGCGCGAGCGCCTCGGCCACCTGGCCCGCTACTTCGACGCGCTGCGTATCGACCACATTCTGGGCTTTTTCCGCATCTGGGAAATGCCCGAAAACTCGGTTGAGGGCCTGCTTGGCCACTTTTCCCCTGCCCTGCCGCTGCACCGCGACGAGATTCAGCGCCGCCTGGGCTGGTTTGACTACGGCCGCCTGTGTGAGCCCTACATCCGCTGGCACCTGCTGGAGCGGGTTTTTGGCGCCGACGCGCAGGCCGTATTCGACGAGTTTCTGGTGGCTGATAGCTATGGCGCGCTGCAGCTCCGGCCGCACGTAGCCAACCAGCGGCAGATTGAAGAATATTCAGAAAATAATATATTAACTCATCCCGAGCGCAGAGAATTCCTGCTGCGCGTGCGGCCGGGCCTGTATCAGTTTGTGAACGAGGTGTTGTTTCTGCCCGCCGACAACGACTTCTACCACCCCCGCATTACCCTGAATAAGACCGCCAGCTTTGCCGAGCTGGCCGATGACGAGAGTCGCCGCCGGCTCTACGACGACATCTACGTTGATTATTTCTTCCGTCGCCACGAGGAGTTCTGGCGCGAGCAGGGCCTCGTGAAGCTGCCGGCTGTGCGCTACGCCACCGACATGCTCATCTGTGGCGAAGACCTGGGCATGGTGCCCGCCTCGGTGCCCGGCGTGATGCACCAGCTCGGTATTCTGGGCCTGAATATTCAGCGCATGCCCTCCAACCCGGCTACTGAGTTTGGCCACCCGGCTGATGCGCCGTACCTATCGGTAGTAACCACCGGCAGCCACGACATGAGCACGCTGCGCGGCTGGTGGGAAGAAGACCGGGTGCGCACCCAGCGCTACTTCGAAACCACGCTGGGCCACTGGCGCCAGCTCGCGCCCTACTACTGCGAGCCCTGGGTAGTACGCGAGGTGCTGACCCAGCACCTGCACTCGCCAGCCATGTGGGCCATTTTTCCGCTCCAGGATTTTCTGGGTATCGATACGCAGCTGCGCCGCCCTAACCCGCACGACGAGCAGATTAACGTGCCCAGCAACCCCCAGCACTTCTGGAAATACCGCCTGCACCTGCCTCTCGAAGAGCTGGTAGAAGCCGTGGGCTTCAATGAGCCCGTGCGGGCGCTGGTGCAGGAAAGTGGGCGCGGCCCAGCGTATTAGCCGCCCGGCACGGGCTTGCTCCGCTACTAAAAAGGCTACCCAAACGGGTGGCCTTTTTAGCTATCTACAGGAGTGTCGCCACTGTCTAATCGGCCAGCGACATCTCTTTAAGGTATTCGCGCATGCGAGGCGTGGCTTCCAGCTCGCGAAACTGGCGCAGCTGCCCCGGCGAAAGCAGGTGTCCCGCCACGCGCTGAAGCTGCTCGCGCTCGGCGGGCACTAGCTCGGCTACTTCGGCCGCCGAGTGGTTGGCCGCTTGCACGGCCATATAGTCTATCTCCTGCTCCAGATAGGCCCGCAGGCCGGTGCGCTGCTCATCAGTAAGGTCAAGGCGAGCATTGCAGGCCTGTACAAATTCTTCGGCTACGGCCGGTGGCCCGGCTAGTGTCCATACGTGTGGCGCAGCAGCAACCGGAGCGGCAGCCAGCAGGCTGCTCAGCAGCCAGCCCGATAAGTAAAGTTTCATAGCGGCAGAGTATTAGTGAGCGGATGACTTTTAACCAGCGCGACGGGCAAGTGGTGCCCGAACCCATTGGTTTTTTCAGAAATTACTACTGAGCCAAGCCGCT
The sequence above is drawn from the Hymenobacter baengnokdamensis genome and encodes:
- a CDS encoding 4-alpha-glucanotransferase, with amino-acid sequence MTLRFSLPYRTTFGQRLVVCGSLPALGLWNLAHSLPLHYDEATTYWSAEVAVPATTTEVAYKYVLLFEGGGVVWEWGTNRALPLPATPPYQQLEVRDFWRAPAQADNELFTAAFTKALFRRPAFKPGIGSATVVKKAAGKGKKAAVIPATVRFQLEAPRVDPHHQVCVLGSDPALGNWDNTQPLLLSDNNFPAWQAELVLQNPEAELRYKYGFWSPERHAVVQLETGDDRVLPAGTARPGTLTLLADEGFRYHAGPWRGAGVAMPVFSLRSEKGLGVGEFSDLKLLIDWAEKTGLNLVQILPINDTTATHTWVDSYPYAAISVFALHPQYLHLEGIADLKDKAARAELTRLREELNTKDFVDYEAVMNGKWKFLKLLYQQEKKKFLADPEFHTFKAEQASWLIPYAAFSALRERFGTADFHQWPREFRAPVGLAELTNEAGADFDEFGLHFFTQFHLDKQLRAAVNYGRARGVVLKGDLPIGIYRHSVDAWTQPELFHMDQQAGAPPDDFSTTGQNWRFPTYNWERMAQDNYQWWRERLGHLARYFDALRIDHILGFFRIWEMPENSVEGLLGHFSPALPLHRDEIQRRLGWFDYGRLCEPYIRWHLLERVFGADAQAVFDEFLVADSYGALQLRPHVANQRQIEEYSENNILTHPERREFLLRVRPGLYQFVNEVLFLPADNDFYHPRITLNKTASFAELADDESRRRLYDDIYVDYFFRRHEEFWREQGLVKLPAVRYATDMLICGEDLGMVPASVPGVMHQLGILGLNIQRMPSNPATEFGHPADAPYLSVVTTGSHDMSTLRGWWEEDRVRTQRYFETTLGHWRQLAPYYCEPWVVREVLTQHLHSPAMWAIFPLQDFLGIDTQLRRPNPHDEQINVPSNPQHFWKYRLHLPLEELVEAVGFNEPVRALVQESGRGPAY
- a CDS encoding phosphatase PAP2-related protein; its protein translation is MPALPLAAPPACPATPQAPLPVADAWGPALARPAFRASWLVLLLLLFGVLVPLVPGFFFYIQQRPGTVLADPLLALLPRHNVATPVFVLMYGAVLAAVGWLTRHPLLFLRGLWGYFILLLLRLFTIWLVPLAPPLDLLPMPDPFTAQLFHTTGGLAITKDLFFSGHTATVAILALAVRGYWWRRVLALVALCIGVLVLVQRVHYTYDVLAAPLFAWFAYWLAGHLTRRATQAPLPVR
- a CDS encoding MATE family efflux transporter, whose amino-acid sequence is MHPTAARPRPNLTEGSILKALLTLALPIVFGNLLQTGYQLVDAFWVGRLGAGAVAAVAVCFPINFLLMALGSGFSVAGSVLVAQNYGARNLKMVNHIAAQSLALETALALVLSVAAYAASPLILRLFNVGPDIFNLANSFQRVLMLGLVFNFGFLMFQALMRGVGEVRIPLYINIGTLVLNFLLDPLFIYGWGPVPAFGVAGAAVATLSTQFLSVVIGMAVLLRGKAGIQLSFKGFVPDFPLMRRSVKLGLPSSIDLSARALGLSMLTGLAAAFGTTVLATYGIGSRILALGIIPALGISLACSTLVAQNIGAANLPRALRTANYAIAISFVGLLLLGAIGWLAAGPLVGFFLKGDEAVTLDAIEFVRIAVFSLCFTGVQQCISGALRGSGNTVGAMVLTIIGVWGLQFPVAWFLSQHTALGFHGLWWSFVIANVLSALVAGSWYLKGNWQRPRLANPQRPDAAAPAVPAAE
- a CDS encoding amidohydrolase, which gives rise to MNYATPIILAGLGFALATPGAYAQNVALDARIAKLADAEQPKVVAWRRDLHEHPELGNEEHRTAGLIAAQLKSLGLEVQTGVARTGVVGILRGGKPGPVVALRADMDGLPLTETTGLAFASTVKSTYLGQPVGVMHACGHDTHVAMLLGAAEVLSQVKKDLPGTVKFIFQPAEEGSLPGVMGGAKLMVQEGVLDKPKVDAIFGLHIWATAPVGQINYRPRGEMASSDRFTIKVIGKGSHGAKPWSSIDPVVTAAEIITALQTIVSRQVDLTQDAAVVTVGTVQAGVRYNVIPPDATLSGTIRAFSPATQERIWAAIKRTANGIAAANGATAEVGIEPYVPVTFNDPALTARMLPTLQRTAGTANVLEIKAVTGAEDFACYQEKVPGLFVFLGGMTPGTDPATVADHHTAGFKVDESAFPLGVKTLATLAADYLSKK